From the genome of Burkholderia cepacia ATCC 25416:
TCGCCGTGAACCTGTTCCTCATCACGATGGTCACCGGCCTGACCGAAGCCACGCATTTCGCGCAAAGCCACGGTATCGATCTCGCCCGCTTCGCCGACGTGCTGAACGCGGGACCGATGGCGAGCGACGTGTCGCGCGTGAAACTCGGCAAACTCGTCGCGGCGGATTTCTCGGTGCAGGCCGCGATCACCGACGTGCTGAAAAATGCGCGCCTCGTCGCGGAATCCGCGCGCGGCGCCAACATCGCGTCGCCGCTGCTCGACATCTGCCACGCGCTTTACGGCGAGACCGAGCGGGCCGGACATGGTGCGGACGACATGGTCGCCGTGATCCGCGCGATCGAGCAGCGAACGCACGACGCGCGGTGAATCGTCACCGGCCGCCCTCTCGACCACGCGCACGCATCGATCCGTCATGTCCGACTCGCCCCGCTCCCCGACCGGCGTCATCGCCTCCATACGCCCCGTTCCCGCCGTGATCGGCGTCGTCCTGCGGGAACGCGACGTGCTGCTGGTGCGCCGCGCCAATCCGCCCGATGCGGGCTGCTGGGGCTTTCCCGGCGGCAAGATCGAAGCAGGCGAATCGATTGCGAGCGCGATCGTGCGCGAGATCGTGGAAGAGACGACCGTCGACGTCGAGGCACTCGACGTCTTTACCGCGCTGGATGCCTTCGATTACGATGCCGGCGGCAACGTGCACCAACATTTCGTCATGGTCGCGGTGCTGTGCAACTGGTTGCGCGGCACACCTGCTGCCGGCGACGACGCGCTCGACGCGCGCTGGTTCGATCTCGCCGAGCTCGACCGCGACGATTTGCCGATGAGCGCGGGCGTTCGCGACGTCGCGCGACGAGCGATCGAACGTGCCGCGAGCCTCGGCGACGCACGGCGTCCGGCCATTCCCTGAACAACGCCGTCTGCCCGCATCCCTTGCGAGCGGCCCGATCGCGGCCATGACGGTGTCGGCGGGCCGCCGACCTTCAAACTACAAATCAAGACAGGTCAAACCATGATCAGAATTCGCAAGTCC
Proteins encoded in this window:
- a CDS encoding NUDIX hydrolase gives rise to the protein MSDSPRSPTGVIASIRPVPAVIGVVLRERDVLLVRRANPPDAGCWGFPGGKIEAGESIASAIVREIVEETTVDVEALDVFTALDAFDYDAGGNVHQHFVMVAVLCNWLRGTPAAGDDALDARWFDLAELDRDDLPMSAGVRDVARRAIERAASLGDARRPAIP